A genomic segment from Clostridium pasteurianum BC1 encodes:
- a CDS encoding M16 family metallopeptidase, with translation MDRGIINFKETELSNGLKLITIKKSTDLFSVHAGIKIGSIYERKDEKGIAHFVEHMLFKGTKTKSNEVLNDEFEGIGGEYNAYTDYNCTVVHAAGLKEELTKSLSLISDMLINCNFPEEEIEKEREVILAEIRTSIDDVEDYSFKRAHAAAYKNSPLKYETIGEEGTVKKFTRKDIYNFYHKYYVPNNCCISIVSSLEHEDLIKLAENYFEKWLRKDFRVKDIIVENNIPIKKITFKDNIEQSSIIYIFTFHGLDEKSELALKILNHKLGESANSILFRELREKRGLAYDVYSELDTSSFVKSLYIYTAVGKENIENTIACINSCIEKIKSEEFLFDVDTINLMKKVLKTAVILTIEDTSELCNYVLHQIIEKEDIYKFLTDMKDLKDIKKEDIYEAARTVLKDPTIHILLPKESDIFEG, from the coding sequence ATGGATAGAGGAATTATTAATTTTAAAGAAACTGAGCTCAGCAATGGACTAAAGCTCATAACTATAAAAAAATCTACTGATTTATTTTCAGTTCATGCAGGAATAAAAATAGGATCTATATATGAGAGAAAAGACGAGAAGGGAATAGCACATTTTGTTGAACATATGCTTTTTAAAGGTACGAAAACTAAGAGTAATGAAGTACTTAATGATGAATTTGAAGGTATAGGAGGAGAGTATAACGCCTATACTGATTATAACTGTACCGTAGTACATGCAGCTGGCTTGAAGGAAGAGCTTACAAAATCATTGTCTTTGATATCAGACATGTTAATTAATTGTAATTTTCCAGAAGAGGAAATTGAAAAAGAGAGAGAAGTAATATTAGCTGAAATCAGAACTAGTATAGATGATGTAGAAGATTACAGTTTTAAAAGAGCTCACGCAGCTGCCTATAAGAATAGTCCCCTTAAATATGAAACTATTGGAGAAGAAGGAACTGTAAAAAAATTTACAAGAAAAGATATTTATAATTTTTATCATAAATATTATGTTCCCAATAACTGTTGTATTTCAATAGTGTCTTCCTTAGAACATGAAGATTTAATTAAGCTTGCTGAGAATTATTTTGAAAAATGGTTAAGAAAGGATTTTAGAGTTAAAGATATTATTGTGGAAAATAATATTCCTATTAAAAAAATAACTTTTAAAGATAATATAGAACAAAGCAGTATTATATATATTTTTACCTTTCATGGTTTAGATGAGAAGTCAGAGTTAGCACTTAAAATACTAAATCATAAGCTTGGTGAAAGTGCAAATTCAATTTTGTTTAGAGAGCTACGAGAAAAAAGAGGTTTAGCCTACGATGTATATTCAGAATTGGATACCAGTAGTTTTGTTAAAAGCCTGTATATATATACTGCTGTAGGAAAAGAAAATATAGAAAATACTATAGCTTGTATAAATAGTTGTATAGAAAAAATTAAAAGCGAAGAGTTTTTATTTGATGTTGATACCATAAATTTAATGAAAAAGGTGTTAAAAACAGCAGTTATATTAACTATAGAGGATACTTCAGAATTGTGTAATTATGTGTTACACCAAATAATAGAAAAAGAGGATATATATAAGTTTTTAACGGATATGAAGGATTTAAAAGATATAAAAAAAGAGGATATATATGAAGCAGCCAGGACAGTGCTAAAGGATCCTACAATTCATATATTATTGCCAAAAGAGAGTGATATTTTTGAAGGATAA
- a CDS encoding DEAD/DEAH box helicase → MKNIKFTELELKDTVLKAMDDMGFETPSEIQSASIPVIMEGFDIIGQAQTGTGKTCAFGAPIISKIDISKKSVQALILTPTRELAIQIYEELRRLSKYDRVRSLPIYGGQSMDRQISGIKKDVSIIVGTPGRVLDHIRRKTLKLGDLNYLVLDEADEMLNMGFIDDIEEIIKSTNSERQTLLFSATMPRQIKKLAENYLKEDVRHIQILKKSLTVSKIEQYYYEIHNNARLESLCRILDIDAPESAIIFCRTKKSVDELVSAMSSKGYNIEGMHGDMKQNQRLSTLSKFKNGHLTFLAATDVAARGIDVENITHVINYELPQDTESYVHRIGRTGRANKSGTAISLVTKKEFIKLRQIEKDIKSKITKKTVPTIQDIINIKSKNIVTKVTSILDTEEYKKFEPIIEDLSKEYSLTQIAAALLKNTLDKEISTESNDDSLNVENSVRLFMSIGRRDGINIKSLLEFIDHTSNVNSNYIGSIDILDKFSFVDVNENKVPLVLENTSGKKFNDRRVNIEVAKNKN, encoded by the coding sequence ATGAAAAACATTAAATTTACTGAACTTGAATTGAAGGATACAGTTTTAAAAGCCATGGATGATATGGGTTTTGAAACTCCTTCTGAAATACAAAGTGCTAGTATACCTGTTATAATGGAAGGCTTTGATATTATTGGTCAGGCACAGACAGGTACAGGGAAAACCTGTGCATTTGGAGCTCCTATCATTAGCAAAATTGATATTTCCAAAAAGTCTGTTCAAGCATTAATATTAACTCCTACAAGGGAATTGGCAATTCAAATATATGAAGAATTAAGAAGACTTTCTAAATATGATAGAGTTCGTTCATTACCAATTTATGGTGGCCAATCTATGGATAGACAAATATCTGGTATAAAAAAAGATGTGTCCATTATAGTTGGTACTCCAGGAAGAGTTTTAGACCACATAAGAAGAAAAACATTGAAACTTGGTGATTTAAATTATTTAGTACTTGATGAAGCAGATGAAATGCTAAACATGGGCTTTATTGATGACATTGAAGAAATTATAAAAAGTACCAATAGTGAAAGACAGACTTTGCTATTTTCTGCAACCATGCCAAGACAAATAAAAAAATTAGCGGAAAACTATCTAAAAGAAGATGTAAGACATATTCAGATACTAAAAAAATCATTGACAGTATCTAAAATAGAGCAATATTATTATGAAATCCATAACAATGCACGACTTGAATCTTTATGTAGAATTTTAGATATTGATGCACCTGAAAGTGCCATTATATTCTGTAGAACAAAGAAAAGTGTTGATGAATTAGTAAGTGCCATGAGTTCAAAAGGATATAATATAGAGGGAATGCATGGTGATATGAAGCAGAATCAGAGACTTTCTACTTTAAGCAAATTTAAAAATGGTCATTTAACCTTCCTTGCCGCAACAGATGTAGCCGCAAGAGGAATTGATGTAGAAAATATAACTCATGTAATTAATTATGAACTTCCTCAAGATACAGAATCTTATGTTCATAGAATTGGCAGAACAGGAAGAGCTAATAAATCTGGTACGGCCATAAGTCTGGTAACTAAAAAAGAGTTTATAAAATTAAGACAAATAGAAAAAGATATAAAGAGTAAGATCACTAAGAAAACAGTACCTACTATACAGGATATAATAAATATTAAATCCAAAAATATTGTAACTAAAGTTACAAGTATTCTTGATACTGAGGAATACAAAAAATTTGAACCAATTATAGAGGACTTAAGTAAAGAATATTCTCTAACTCAAATTGCTGCTGCTCTTTTAAAAAATACACTGGACAAAGAAATATCCACGGAATCCAATGATGATTCATTGAATGTAGAAAATTCAGTAAGATTATTTATGTCTATAGGTCGCAGAGACGGAATAAACATAAAATCACTTTTAGAATTTATAGACCACACTTCTAATGTTAATTCAAATTATATAGGAAGCATTGATATACTGGATAAATTCTCCTTTGTGGATGTAAATGAAAATAAAGTACCATTGGTACTGGAAAATACTAGCGGCAAAAAATTTAATGATAGAAGAGTTAATATTGAAGTGGCTAAAAATAAAAATTAA
- a CDS encoding glycoside hydrolase family 57 protein, giving the protein MQKGYVSIVLHSHMPYIRHPEIKDPLEERWLFEAINECYIPLIQVYEGLIKDKISFKITMSITPPLMSMLQDEYLNERYTEYLKKSIELTEKELIRTKDNEELNKLAKFYNDRFNKLMKTYEDYDCNLMNAFKKFDKLGCLEVITCSATHALLPLIAINPEAVRAQLATGIQSYIDTMGHSPNGIWLPECAYTYSLDSVLKEFNIKYFIAESKALLYADPKPLYGTSAPISTPNGVCAFGRDMDSSYQVWSDFIGYPGDENYREFYRDIGFELPMDYVKPYINAAGIRLDTGIKYHKITGKTEKKQYYNRERAMEKVREHAAHFAKCRQDQISGLSEHMEVPPIITCPYDTELFGHWWFEGPDFIDAFIRESSKENYCYDFITPSEYLMNNSRVQCCSPNPSSWGENSDYSVWINSSNQWIYRDLHRCEEIMIRLANTYKSPSELQTRALNQAARELMLAESSDWPFIIKNNTTVEYVIKRINTHIDRFTRLYDSISKNIIDIKFLEKIEALDNIFPDINYKIYET; this is encoded by the coding sequence GTGCAAAAGGGATATGTATCCATAGTTCTCCATAGCCATATGCCTTACATAAGGCATCCAGAAATTAAAGATCCACTGGAAGAAAGATGGCTATTTGAGGCAATAAATGAGTGTTATATACCATTAATTCAAGTTTATGAGGGCTTAATTAAAGATAAAATAAGCTTTAAAATTACAATGTCTATAACTCCTCCACTTATGTCTATGCTGCAAGATGAATATCTTAATGAAAGATATACGGAGTATTTGAAAAAGTCTATAGAGCTTACAGAAAAGGAATTAATAAGAACAAAAGATAATGAGGAACTAAATAAGTTAGCTAAGTTTTATAATGATAGATTTAATAAATTAATGAAAACATATGAGGATTATGATTGCAATCTAATGAATGCATTTAAAAAGTTTGACAAGTTGGGATGTCTAGAGGTAATAACTTGTTCTGCTACCCATGCATTACTTCCATTAATAGCAATAAATCCTGAAGCAGTAAGGGCTCAGCTTGCCACTGGGATTCAGTCATATATTGATACTATGGGTCATAGTCCCAATGGTATATGGCTTCCAGAGTGTGCTTATACTTATTCATTAGATTCAGTGCTGAAAGAGTTTAATATAAAGTATTTTATTGCAGAGAGTAAGGCATTACTATATGCAGATCCAAAACCATTGTATGGAACATCGGCGCCAATATCAACACCAAATGGAGTATGTGCTTTTGGAAGAGATATGGACTCCTCTTATCAGGTGTGGAGTGATTTTATTGGGTATCCTGGAGATGAGAATTATAGGGAATTTTACAGAGATATCGGTTTTGAATTACCTATGGATTATGTTAAACCATATATTAATGCAGCTGGCATAAGGCTTGATACCGGTATAAAATATCATAAAATAACAGGAAAAACTGAAAAAAAACAGTACTATAATAGAGAAAGAGCTATGGAAAAGGTAAGAGAGCATGCTGCTCATTTTGCCAAATGTAGACAGGATCAGATTAGTGGATTGAGCGAACATATGGAGGTTCCACCTATAATAACTTGTCCTTATGACACAGAGCTTTTTGGACATTGGTGGTTTGAAGGACCTGATTTTATAGATGCCTTTATAAGAGAGAGTTCCAAAGAAAATTATTGCTATGATTTTATCACTCCATCTGAATATCTAATGAATAATTCTAGGGTTCAATGTTGTAGTCCTAATCCATCAAGTTGGGGTGAAAACAGTGATTATTCAGTGTGGATAAACTCTTCAAATCAGTGGATATATAGAGATTTGCATAGGTGTGAAGAAATAATGATAAGGCTTGCAAATACTTATAAAAGTCCAAGTGAATTACAAACTAGAGCTTTAAATCAAGCGGCCAGAGAACTTATGTTGGCAGAGTCTTCTGATTGGCCATTTATTATAAAAAATAATACTACTGTAGAATATGTAATTAAGAGAATTAACACTCACATAGATAGATTTACCAGGTTGTATGATAGTATTAGTAAAAACATTATTGATATAAAATTTTTAGAAAAAATAGAGGCTTTAGATAACATATTTCCAGATATAAATTATAAAATTTACGAAACATAA
- a CDS encoding DUF4912 domain-containing protein, whose translation MLNDDKFALILLVQNSNTIFCYFNISPVIIKIFQDRYGEDFWKNSKPALKVYDTTNNTSREIKTIYLDPLANNWFINLDRSGIDVFAELGRILSNGEFIPILVSNVVTTPRNYQSNNSNVYYIDISKDSGDENNKSLNDEAGNMFDDKKEQPYSFMDEKKN comes from the coding sequence ATGTTAAATGATGATAAATTTGCATTAATTTTACTGGTTCAAAATTCCAATACTATATTTTGTTATTTCAATATTTCTCCAGTGATAATAAAGATTTTTCAAGACAGATATGGAGAAGATTTTTGGAAAAATTCTAAGCCTGCTTTAAAAGTGTATGATACAACTAATAATACTTCAAGAGAGATAAAGACAATATATCTAGACCCCTTAGCAAATAATTGGTTTATAAATTTAGATAGAAGCGGTATTGATGTATTTGCAGAACTGGGGAGGATACTATCTAATGGTGAATTTATTCCAATTCTTGTATCTAACGTTGTGACTACTCCGAGAAATTATCAATCAAATAATTCTAACGTATATTATATTGATATTTCTAAAGATTCTGGAGATGAAAATAATAAATCATTGAATGATGAAGCCGGCAATATGTTTGATGATAAAAAAGAACAACCTTATTCATTTATGGATGAAAAAAAAAATTAG
- a CDS encoding acyl-CoA dehydratase activase encodes MKKLGIDLGSRQVKLVIMEENKIIEKFMISTMSFYKNYCSYDGKLMVDLDKLNIGYVDTAVSTGYGRNNTDIRFFKPISEIKAHAYGAIYNTGFKNFILLDVGGQDVKLIRVEDGIITDLELNEKCASSCGRYLENMANVLEVSIDYMFRYYENPVELNSTCAVFSESELIGKIAQGISLDRLCAGVNYSLYKKLRPLLTKFMGKVLVISGGVAKNKALKIYLKNNYEKIITIEDAQYNGAIGCCYYGEKFKNKINV; translated from the coding sequence ATGAAAAAATTGGGAATAGATCTTGGAAGCAGGCAGGTTAAACTTGTAATAATGGAAGAGAATAAGATAATAGAAAAGTTCATGATAAGTACCATGTCCTTTTATAAAAACTATTGCAGTTATGATGGCAAGTTAATGGTGGATTTAGATAAACTTAATATTGGATATGTAGACACCGCTGTATCTACAGGATATGGAAGGAATAATACAGACATTAGATTCTTTAAACCTATAAGTGAAATTAAAGCACATGCTTATGGGGCAATATATAATACTGGATTTAAAAACTTTATACTATTAGATGTGGGGGGACAGGATGTAAAACTTATAAGAGTTGAAGATGGTATTATAACAGATTTGGAACTTAACGAAAAATGTGCTTCATCCTGTGGACGATATTTAGAAAATATGGCAAATGTTTTAGAAGTTTCTATAGATTATATGTTTAGATATTATGAAAATCCTGTAGAACTAAATTCCACCTGCGCAGTTTTTTCAGAATCTGAATTAATAGGAAAGATTGCTCAAGGTATTTCTTTAGATAGGCTGTGTGCAGGAGTAAATTATTCCTTATATAAAAAGCTTAGGCCTCTTTTAACAAAATTTATGGGAAAAGTCCTTGTAATATCAGGAGGAGTTGCTAAAAATAAAGCCCTTAAAATTTATTTAAAAAATAATTATGAAAAAATAATAACTATAGAAGATGCTCAGTATAATGGCGCTATAGGCTGTTGTTACTATGGAGAAAAATTTAAAAATAAAATTAATGTTTAG
- a CDS encoding 2-hydroxyacyl-CoA dehydratase family protein — protein MKNIGITTTVPIEVLIAAGYEVKDLNNIFITDENYCKYIDDAEKDGFPRSSCAFKKGVYGVAVKAGFKEIIGVTEGDCSNTKALEEVLRMKGVRVYPFAYPQSHRLEDVKISLDKFMNIFKVSFEQVERIRIRLVKIRKLIKELDELTYIENKATAVENHIYQVSASDFNGNYKEFENDLINKIEEIKKRNPVEKKLRLGYIGTPPMTLDLYEYVEKFDARFVYNEIQREFAFPRAINCNSIYEQYYDYTYPYDVKFRLEEIDRQIHERKIDALIHYTQAFCYRQIEHIVIKNSISVPILNIEGDKLNALDERTKLRIEAFLDMVIDLKEIE, from the coding sequence ATGAAAAATATAGGAATAACTACTACAGTTCCCATTGAGGTGCTGATTGCAGCAGGCTATGAAGTAAAAGATTTGAATAATATTTTTATTACAGATGAAAATTATTGTAAATATATAGATGATGCTGAAAAAGATGGATTTCCAAGAAGTTCTTGCGCTTTTAAAAAAGGTGTTTATGGGGTGGCAGTTAAAGCTGGATTTAAGGAAATAATAGGAGTTACAGAAGGAGATTGTTCAAATACTAAAGCCTTAGAGGAAGTGCTCAGAATGAAAGGAGTTAGAGTTTATCCTTTTGCTTATCCACAGAGCCATAGGCTGGAAGATGTAAAAATTTCTTTAGATAAATTTATGAATATTTTTAAAGTGTCTTTTGAACAGGTTGAGAGAATAAGGATAAGACTAGTGAAAATCAGAAAGCTTATAAAAGAGTTAGATGAGTTAACTTATATTGAAAATAAAGCAACAGCAGTGGAAAATCATATTTATCAAGTAAGTGCTTCAGACTTTAATGGTAACTATAAAGAGTTTGAAAATGATCTAATTAATAAAATAGAGGAAATTAAAAAGAGAAATCCAGTAGAAAAAAAACTTAGGCTTGGTTATATAGGTACACCACCTATGACTTTAGATTTATATGAGTACGTAGAAAAATTTGATGCAAGATTTGTATACAATGAAATTCAAAGGGAGTTTGCTTTTCCACGGGCTATAAATTGCAATAGTATATATGAGCAGTATTATGATTATACTTATCCCTATGACGTGAAATTTAGATTGGAAGAGATAGACAGACAAATACATGAAAGAAAAATAGATGCACTTATACATTATACTCAGGCATTTTGCTATAGACAAATAGAACACATAGTTATAAAGAATTCTATTAGTGTACCAATATTAAATATTGAAGGAGATAAATTAAATGCTTTAGATGAAAGAACAAAGCTTAGAATAGAAGCGTTTTTAGATATGGTAATAGATTTGAAGGAGATAGAGTAA
- a CDS encoding undecaprenyl diphosphate synthase family protein produces the protein MRIPNHIGIIPDGNRRWAVKNGFTKEMGYDKGLLPGVKLFKCCEEVGVKELTFYGFTVDNTKRPAAQKDAFIAACVKAVEMLSRENASLLVVGNYDSPIFPKELLPFTKRKDFGKGGIKINFLVNYGWEWDLMNLKNTQVNSRNSIYNTIGSHDISRVDLLIRWGGRRRLSGFLPVQSVYSDFYVIDDMWPDFTKNQFDNALEWYSKQDVTLGG, from the coding sequence ATGAGAATTCCAAATCACATTGGTATTATTCCAGATGGTAATAGAAGATGGGCAGTAAAAAATGGGTTTACAAAAGAAATGGGCTACGATAAGGGCTTACTTCCTGGTGTTAAACTGTTTAAATGCTGCGAAGAAGTTGGAGTTAAAGAACTCACTTTTTATGGTTTTACTGTAGATAATACCAAAAGACCAGCAGCTCAAAAGGATGCTTTTATAGCCGCCTGTGTGAAAGCAGTTGAAATGCTTTCAAGGGAAAATGCCTCTCTATTAGTAGTTGGAAATTATGATTCCCCTATATTTCCAAAGGAATTACTTCCTTTTACTAAAAGAAAAGACTTCGGAAAAGGTGGTATAAAAATAAATTTTTTAGTAAACTATGGTTGGGAATGGGATCTTATGAATCTTAAGAATACACAGGTTAACTCTCGAAACAGCATTTACAATACCATAGGCTCTCATGACATAAGCAGAGTTGATTTACTTATTAGATGGGGTGGCCGAAGAAGACTCAGTGGCTTTTTGCCTGTCCAAAGTGTTTATTCTGACTTTTATGTTATTGATGATATGTGGCCTGATTTTACAAAAAACCAATTTGATAATGCATTAGAATGGTATAGTAAACAAGATGTTACTCTTGGTGGCTAA
- a CDS encoding DUF3189 family protein gives MIIIYHDVGGAHSTAIAANLHINRLPMDRLPSKKELLDLPTFDKVEKADLGHLLYIGQDEFGAKVYTLGRKYRPDLVIPAVEDMYSALHGDGEGLYIVDTHPTVNLPMKIGGFTSRQLKWVRFGRPIVTYGSIKAYMDIVNIVKAVKNNLKVGN, from the coding sequence ATGATAATTATATATCATGATGTAGGTGGAGCACATTCCACAGCTATTGCAGCAAATCTACATATTAATAGACTGCCCATGGACAGATTGCCTAGTAAGAAAGAATTACTTGATTTACCTACCTTTGATAAGGTAGAAAAAGCTGATTTAGGACATTTATTATATATTGGCCAGGACGAATTTGGAGCTAAAGTTTATACACTAGGAAGAAAATATAGACCGGATTTAGTTATACCAGCGGTGGAAGACATGTATTCAGCTTTACATGGTGATGGTGAAGGATTGTATATTGTAGATACCCATCCAACGGTAAATTTACCTATGAAGATAGGTGGTTTTACATCCCGACAATTAAAATGGGTGAGGTTTGGAAGACCTATTGTAACTTATGGTAGTATTAAAGCCTATATGGATATAGTTAATATAGTAAAGGCAGTAAAAAATAATCTAAAGGTGGGAAACTGA
- a CDS encoding AI-2E family transporter — translation MDFLKQIFKKDLVKSLLFLICIGIFLYMIKSILNLVLLTFLFAYLINSLENFVINKLKKYVPVKKGIVTIVLYVIIFALIIIILYKYIPIIIIQSISIIRQAEESYMETVKYNIPSGLGKFLFPMMAKLDIRNYTQSGIDIAVRTAANVGKWGGYSFIALMLSLFFILQKEEVINFLKKFENSKISGVYKYCAYFGNNFLNSFGKVITAQVIIAMVNTIISVILLTIMGFPKLLALGFMIFLLSLIPVAGVIISLVPLCLIAFKIGGVIKVVYVLIMVAIIHLVESYILNPKLMSEKTKLPIFFTFVILIVSEHFMGIWGLLLGIPLFMFIIEILGVRLGEESKRQ, via the coding sequence TTGGATTTTTTAAAACAAATATTTAAAAAAGATTTGGTGAAGAGCTTATTGTTTTTAATATGTATAGGTATATTCTTATATATGATAAAAAGTATACTTAATTTAGTCTTATTGACATTTCTGTTTGCTTATTTAATTAATAGTTTAGAGAATTTTGTGATAAATAAATTGAAAAAATATGTTCCTGTGAAAAAGGGAATAGTTACAATAGTATTATATGTAATTATCTTTGCTCTGATAATAATAATTTTATATAAATACATTCCCATAATAATAATTCAAAGTATAAGTATCATAAGGCAGGCAGAGGAATCCTATATGGAAACTGTTAAATACAACATACCGAGTGGTTTAGGCAAGTTTTTATTTCCAATGATGGCTAAACTTGATATAAGGAACTATACACAATCCGGAATTGATATTGCAGTTCGTACTGCTGCTAATGTTGGAAAATGGGGTGGATATTCATTTATAGCACTGATGCTCAGTCTGTTTTTTATATTACAAAAAGAAGAGGTAATTAATTTTTTAAAGAAATTTGAAAACAGTAAAATTTCCGGTGTATACAAATATTGTGCATACTTTGGAAACAACTTCTTAAATTCTTTTGGTAAGGTTATAACAGCTCAAGTAATAATAGCCATGGTAAATACTATTATATCGGTAATTTTACTTACTATAATGGGTTTTCCTAAATTACTAGCATTGGGATTCATGATTTTTCTATTAAGTTTAATACCTGTAGCGGGCGTTATAATATCTCTTGTTCCTTTATGTTTAATTGCTTTTAAAATAGGAGGGGTTATAAAGGTAGTCTATGTTTTAATAATGGTGGCAATAATACATTTAGTAGAAAGCTATATATTAAATCCTAAACTTATGTCAGAAAAAACTAAATTACCTATATTCTTTACTTTTGTAATACTCATTGTATCTGAACATTTTATGGGAATATGGGGTTTGCTTCTTGGAATACCACTCTTTATGTTTATAATTGAAATATTAGGAGTTAGATTAGGAGAAGAGTCTAAAAGACAATAG
- a CDS encoding S1C family serine protease, with the protein MNEHENNSNNENNASNIDSTSELPISNYSAYNVSKDTGYDNTDKGSSHNSFTDSDYEVTSTNKKNNKGKGKKIASYVAVGLICTILGGAASGVASLYVLPKTSFFKSSPLYENLSQQASSNNSNYKASPVVATSGGLTIAEIAKKVSPAVVGVSTKSTVSSGNNFFGGSQAQEQDGMGSGIIFNSNGYILTNYHVISGAQQITVILSNKKEVPAKVVNYDSSMDLAVIKLTGNVTLPGVAELGNSSSLQVGDQVVAIGNPLGKEFLGSVTSGIVSALNRQVQVDSSTTETFIQTDAAINPGNSGGPLVNSLGQVIGINSAKIGTSGVEGIGFAIPIDLVKPKISSLLKPILMLGITCSDISSADAQQNNVPQGVAVIQVNPSSAAEKAGLQANDIITKFDGKNITTTDELNSIKASHKAGDKINIQVYRNGSTKSLTLTLTE; encoded by the coding sequence ATGAATGAACATGAAAATAATTCAAATAATGAAAACAATGCTAGTAATATAGACTCAACAAGTGAATTGCCAATTTCAAACTACTCAGCTTATAACGTATCAAAGGATACAGGTTATGATAACACTGATAAAGGGAGTTCACATAATAGTTTTACTGATAGTGATTATGAAGTCACATCAACAAATAAAAAAAATAACAAGGGCAAAGGTAAAAAAATAGCCTCATATGTAGCCGTAGGTCTTATTTGTACTATACTTGGCGGTGCCGCTTCTGGCGTTGCTTCGCTATATGTTCTTCCTAAAACAAGTTTTTTTAAATCCAGCCCTTTGTATGAAAATTTATCACAACAGGCTTCCTCCAATAATAGCAACTATAAAGCTTCTCCAGTTGTTGCAACCAGCGGGGGACTTACTATAGCTGAAATCGCTAAAAAGGTTAGTCCAGCGGTAGTGGGAGTTTCAACTAAAAGCACTGTTAGCAGTGGCAATAATTTTTTCGGTGGATCTCAGGCTCAGGAACAAGACGGTATGGGTTCTGGTATAATCTTTAATAGCAATGGCTATATATTAACAAATTATCATGTAATAAGCGGTGCACAGCAGATAACGGTAATTCTCAGTAACAAAAAAGAAGTGCCTGCTAAAGTTGTAAATTATGATTCCTCTATGGATTTAGCAGTTATAAAATTAACAGGAAATGTAACACTTCCTGGAGTTGCTGAATTAGGTAATTCAAGTTCTCTTCAAGTCGGAGATCAAGTTGTAGCCATTGGTAACCCTTTAGGAAAAGAATTTCTAGGTTCCGTTACTTCTGGAATAGTCAGTGCTTTAAACAGGCAGGTTCAGGTTGACAGCTCTACGACAGAAACCTTTATTCAAACAGATGCAGCCATAAATCCTGGTAACAGCGGTGGACCACTAGTTAATTCTCTAGGCCAGGTAATCGGAATAAACAGTGCAAAAATAGGCACTTCAGGAGTTGAAGGTATAGGCTTTGCTATACCAATAGATTTAGTTAAGCCAAAAATCAGTTCACTTTTAAAGCCTATATTAATGCTTGGCATTACCTGCAGCGATATATCCAGTGCTGATGCACAACAAAATAATGTACCTCAAGGAGTTGCGGTAATACAGGTAAATCCATCCAGTGCAGCCGAAAAAGCAGGTTTACAGGCAAATGACATAATTACAAAATTCGATGGTAAAAACATAACAACCACCGATGAACTAAACAGTATAAAAGCATCTCACAAAGCTGGAGATAAAATAAATATTCAAGTTTACAGAAACGGAAGTACTAAATCTCTTACTTTAACATTAACAGAATAA